Proteins from one Candidatus Edwardsbacteria bacterium genomic window:
- the nrdR gene encoding transcriptional regulator NrdR has protein sequence MKCPACTFPKDKVIDSRLCKDGQAIRRRRECLQCHRRYTTYEYIESALMVVKKDGRREAFDHQKLISGIRRAVEKRPISIDALERMVETIENELQAGGHNEVPADVIGEHVMKHLQELDGVAYVRFASVYRSFREVSEFADAAKSFSEKSQQKNIKK, from the coding sequence ATGAAATGTCCAGCCTGTACTTTCCCCAAGGATAAGGTGATCGACTCCCGCTTATGTAAGGATGGCCAGGCCATACGCCGCCGCAGGGAGTGCCTGCAGTGCCATCGCCGTTACACCACCTACGAGTACATAGAATCCGCTCTGATGGTCGTTAAAAAGGACGGCCGGCGGGAGGCTTTTGACCACCAGAAGCTTATTTCCGGCATTCGTCGGGCGGTGGAAAAAAGGCCCATCAGCATCGATGCCCTGGAGAGGATGGTGGAGACCATCGAGAACGAACTCCAGGCGGGGGGCCACAATGAGGTGCCGGCCGACGTCATAGGAGAACATGTGATGAAGCATCTCCAGGAGCTGGACGGGGTGGCCTATGTGCGTTTTGCCTCGGTCTACCGTTCCTTCCGGGAAGTGTCCGAATTCGCCGATGCGGCCAAATCATTCTCCGAAAAAAGCCAGCAGAAAAATATAAAAAAGTGA